From Cellulomonas chengniuliangii, the proteins below share one genomic window:
- a CDS encoding GNAT family N-acetyltransferase, translating to MTAAARDPDHPVEDSGPSPRPSGVGRRGSVLVRPAAAADASALGEVHVGAWRAAYRGMLPDELLDGMDADVAGARWRSLLEDGLRPHTLVGQLDGRVVGFANLGPAFESVPDGELYAINVLPEAWGTGVGPALLAAAEDELVLLGHRVAVLWVIPENARARRFYARSGWHSTDLRSTREVGGAQVGLVQHLKVLIP from the coding sequence GTGACCGCCGCCGCGCGCGACCCGGACCACCCTGTGGAGGACTCTGGCCCGTCGCCGCGGCCGTCCGGCGTGGGCCGCCGCGGCAGCGTGCTCGTGCGCCCCGCGGCGGCTGCCGACGCGTCCGCGCTGGGCGAGGTGCACGTCGGGGCCTGGCGAGCGGCCTACCGCGGCATGCTGCCGGACGAGTTGCTCGACGGCATGGACGCGGACGTCGCCGGCGCCCGATGGCGGTCGTTGCTCGAGGACGGCCTGCGGCCCCACACCCTCGTCGGGCAGCTGGACGGGCGCGTCGTGGGCTTCGCGAACCTCGGGCCGGCTTTCGAGAGCGTCCCCGACGGCGAGCTGTACGCGATCAACGTGCTGCCTGAGGCCTGGGGGACCGGCGTGGGGCCGGCACTGCTCGCGGCGGCCGAGGACGAGCTGGTGCTGCTCGGCCACCGGGTGGCCGTGCTGTGGGTGATCCCGGAGAACGCCCGCGCCCGGCGGTTCTACGCCCGCTCCGGCTGGCACAGCACGGACCTGCGCAGCACGCGCGAGGTGGGCGGCGCCCAGGTGGGCCTGGTGCAGCACCTCAAGGTCCTCATTCCCTGA
- a CDS encoding lysophospholipid acyltransferase family protein encodes MRAPERSNRAYRNIARVIRPLLRAITRRDWRGAEHLPASGGYIAAANHMTNFDPLTFAHFLYDNGVAPKVLAKSSLFRIPVMGSLLRATGQIPVHRNTVQAGQSLDAAVEALVKGECVAVFPEGTLTGDLDLWPMVGKTGIARLALTTRVPVIPVAQWGPQNVLGRYGKVFRPFPRKLVTVVAGPPVALDDLYGRPLDTATLREATGRVMAAITALLEDIRGEKAPAEVFDPRRARPEAQA; translated from the coding sequence GTGCGAGCACCGGAGCGATCGAACCGCGCCTACCGCAACATCGCCCGCGTGATCCGGCCGCTGCTGCGGGCCATCACCCGGCGCGACTGGCGGGGCGCCGAGCATCTCCCCGCGTCGGGGGGGTACATCGCGGCGGCCAACCACATGACGAACTTCGACCCGCTGACCTTCGCGCACTTCCTGTACGACAACGGGGTCGCGCCCAAGGTCCTGGCGAAGTCGTCGCTGTTCAGGATCCCCGTGATGGGGAGCCTCCTACGCGCCACGGGCCAGATCCCCGTGCACCGCAACACCGTGCAAGCGGGGCAGTCGCTCGACGCCGCCGTCGAGGCGCTGGTCAAGGGGGAGTGCGTGGCGGTCTTCCCCGAGGGCACCCTCACGGGCGACCTGGACCTGTGGCCCATGGTCGGCAAGACCGGCATCGCCCGGCTCGCGCTGACCACCCGCGTCCCGGTCATCCCCGTCGCCCAGTGGGGCCCGCAGAACGTGCTGGGGCGCTACGGCAAGGTGTTCCGGCCCTTCCCGCGCAAGCTCGTGACGGTGGTCGCCGGGCCGCCCGTTGCCCTCGACGACCTCTACGGCCGCCCGCTCGACACCGCGACGCTGCGCGAGGCCACGGGCAGGGTCATGGCGGCCATCACCGCGCTGCTCGAGGACATCCGCGGCGAGAAGGCCCCCGCGGAGGTCTTCGACCCGCGGCGCGCACGGCCGGAGGCCCAGGCGTGA
- a CDS encoding NAD(P)H-dependent glycerol-3-phosphate dehydrogenase, with translation MSAGAGLRAAVLGTGSWGTAFAAVLADAGCDVALWGRTTATCEEITLKHRNERYLPGVDLPPALRASTDASAVLEGADLVAIAIPSQSVRATLEPLRAAFPAGAVAVSLMKGVELATDRRMSQVVAEALALPDDRVAVVSGPNLAREIAEHQPTATVVASTSPETAALVARACASAYFRPYTNDDVVGVELCGAVKNVIALAVGISQGRGLGYNTMATVITRGLVEITRLGLALGAQPATFPGLAGMGDLMATCASPDSRNHKLGVHLGQGMTLNEALTATGGTAEGVKSSRSVLELAHSVGVEMPITSAVVQVLHEGLPVEDLAPLLLGRPHKAERV, from the coding sequence GTGAGCGCCGGCGCGGGCCTGCGGGCCGCGGTGCTGGGCACCGGGAGCTGGGGGACGGCGTTCGCCGCGGTCCTCGCCGACGCGGGCTGCGACGTGGCGCTCTGGGGCCGGACGACCGCGACGTGCGAGGAGATCACCCTCAAGCACCGCAACGAGCGCTACCTGCCCGGTGTCGACCTGCCGCCCGCCCTGCGCGCGTCGACCGACGCGTCGGCCGTCCTGGAAGGGGCCGACCTGGTCGCCATCGCGATCCCCTCGCAGAGCGTGCGCGCCACCCTCGAGCCGCTGCGCGCCGCCTTCCCCGCCGGCGCTGTGGCGGTCAGCCTGATGAAGGGCGTCGAGCTCGCCACCGACCGGCGCATGAGCCAGGTCGTCGCCGAGGCCCTCGCGCTCCCCGACGACCGCGTCGCCGTCGTGTCCGGGCCCAACCTCGCCCGTGAGATCGCCGAGCACCAGCCCACCGCCACCGTGGTCGCGTCCACCAGCCCGGAGACGGCCGCGCTCGTGGCGCGCGCCTGCGCGTCCGCGTACTTCCGGCCCTACACCAACGACGACGTCGTCGGCGTGGAGCTGTGCGGGGCCGTCAAGAACGTCATCGCGCTCGCGGTCGGCATCTCGCAGGGCCGCGGGCTCGGGTACAACACCATGGCCACCGTCATCACGCGAGGGCTGGTCGAGATCACCCGCCTGGGGCTCGCGCTCGGCGCCCAGCCGGCCACGTTCCCGGGCCTGGCGGGCATGGGCGACCTCATGGCGACCTGCGCCTCGCCCGACTCCCGCAACCACAAGCTCGGCGTGCACCTGGGCCAGGGGATGACGCTCAACGAGGCGCTCACGGCCACCGGCGGCACCGCCGAGGGCGTCAAGAGCTCACGGTCGGTGCTCGAGCTCGCGCACTCCGTGGGCGTCGAGATGCCCATCACGTCCGCCGTCGTCCAGGTGCTGCACGAGGGGCTGCCCGTCGAGGACCTCGCGCCGCTGCTGCTGGGCCGCCCGCACAAGGCTGAGCGGGTCTGA
- the leuD gene encoding 3-isopropylmalate dehydratase small subunit, whose protein sequence is MEKFTQHTGVGVPLRRSNVDTDQIIPAVYLKRVTRTGFEDALFAAWRGDPSFVLNQDAYRSGSVLVAGPDFGTGSSREHAVWALKDYGFKVVVSARFADIFRGNSGKQGLLAAQASQEDIELIWKILETRPGTEVTVDLESRTITCDDVVVPFQVDDYTRWRLLEGLDDIGLTLQHEADITEFEKSRAGWRPKTLPAKHLPPVEIKAARPVGVPVDLGATRTS, encoded by the coding sequence ATGGAGAAGTTCACCCAGCACACCGGCGTCGGGGTGCCGCTGCGTCGCAGCAACGTCGACACCGACCAGATCATCCCCGCCGTGTACCTCAAGCGGGTCACCCGCACCGGGTTCGAGGACGCCCTGTTCGCGGCCTGGCGCGGCGACCCGTCGTTCGTCCTCAACCAGGACGCGTACCGCTCGGGCTCCGTCCTGGTCGCGGGCCCCGACTTCGGCACCGGCTCCTCGCGCGAGCACGCCGTGTGGGCGCTCAAGGACTACGGCTTCAAGGTCGTCGTGTCCGCCCGCTTCGCGGACATCTTCCGCGGCAACTCCGGCAAGCAAGGGCTGCTCGCCGCCCAGGCCTCGCAGGAGGACATCGAGCTCATCTGGAAGATCCTCGAGACCCGCCCGGGCACCGAGGTGACCGTCGACCTGGAGAGCCGCACCATCACGTGCGACGACGTGGTCGTCCCCTTCCAGGTCGACGACTACACGCGCTGGCGCCTGCTCGAGGGCCTCGACGACATCGGCCTGACCCTCCAGCACGAGGCCGACATCACCGAGTTCGAGAAGTCGCGCGCCGGGTGGCGCCCGAAGACGCTGCCGGCCAAGCACCTGCCGCCCGTCGAGATCAAGGCGGCCCGTCCCGTCGGCGTCCCGGTCGACCTCGGGGCCACGCGCACGTCCTGA
- a CDS encoding peptidoglycan-binding protein, with product MRRASPTHARSERPRAGAWWVATALAAAVAAVLVVALLTPTTRSAPSKREPEPTAATRAVVERRALGGEAPTLRGTVRLASRISVPAPAAAPPIERLVVTDAPADVGTVVSSGNVVIGISGRPIIALATEVPLYRPLRAGDTGEDVRQLQAALAELGLYTGDLDGLFGPLTADAVAALYAQAGYETAPPDAQRTAALQQAEDRWASLQAAQDAAEDGVGEPSAADVTQAQRALVRARDEAGVWLPPAEIAHVPGEGAMVTSITELGAVLTPDQATVAELVGGTPLLTVSGPAARRDAFEPGAAVEVRVVGSDDAVPGTILPTASALASDPGAGGATADPGGAVAIAAPGAAEAGIADGARVVVTLTGGRAPAPRLVVPLDAVHEDQDGKYVMAAGEEGARRVAVELGERRDGYVELLAGALLDEGDEVMVGPATVSPGTR from the coding sequence ATGAGGCGCGCCAGCCCGACGCACGCCCGGTCCGAGCGGCCCCGCGCGGGCGCGTGGTGGGTGGCGACAGCCCTCGCGGCGGCCGTCGCGGCGGTGCTCGTCGTCGCCCTCCTGACGCCCACGACGCGCTCCGCGCCGAGCAAGCGGGAGCCGGAGCCCACCGCGGCCACCCGGGCGGTGGTGGAGCGCCGAGCCCTCGGCGGGGAGGCGCCCACGCTGCGGGGGACGGTGCGGCTCGCCTCCCGGATCTCCGTCCCGGCGCCGGCGGCGGCGCCTCCCATCGAGCGGCTCGTGGTGACGGACGCCCCCGCGGACGTCGGGACGGTCGTCTCGTCCGGGAACGTGGTGATCGGGATCTCAGGGCGCCCGATCATCGCCCTGGCCACCGAGGTGCCCCTGTACCGCCCGTTGCGCGCCGGCGACACCGGGGAGGACGTGCGCCAGCTGCAGGCCGCGCTGGCCGAGCTCGGCCTGTACACCGGCGACCTGGACGGGCTCTTCGGGCCGCTCACGGCCGACGCGGTCGCCGCGCTGTACGCGCAGGCGGGATACGAGACCGCGCCGCCCGACGCCCAGCGGACGGCGGCCCTGCAGCAGGCCGAGGACCGCTGGGCGTCGTTGCAGGCCGCCCAGGACGCCGCAGAGGACGGGGTGGGCGAGCCGTCGGCCGCGGACGTCACGCAGGCGCAGCGGGCGCTGGTCCGCGCGAGGGACGAGGCCGGGGTGTGGCTGCCGCCTGCCGAGATCGCCCACGTGCCGGGCGAGGGGGCGATGGTGACGAGCATCACCGAGCTGGGCGCCGTGCTGACCCCGGACCAGGCCACGGTGGCAGAGCTGGTCGGCGGGACGCCACTGCTCACCGTGAGCGGGCCAGCCGCCCGGCGAGACGCCTTCGAGCCGGGCGCCGCGGTCGAGGTGCGGGTGGTCGGCTCGGACGACGCCGTGCCCGGCACGATCCTGCCCACCGCCTCGGCCCTCGCCTCAGACCCGGGGGCGGGCGGGGCGACGGCCGATCCCGGCGGAGCCGTGGCCATCGCGGCGCCCGGCGCCGCGGAGGCCGGGATCGCGGACGGCGCCCGGGTCGTGGTCACCCTGACGGGCGGGCGGGCTCCGGCCCCCCGGCTCGTGGTGCCGCTCGACGCCGTCCACGAGGACCAGGACGGCAAGTACGTGATGGCGGCGGGCGAGGAGGGCGCCCGCAGGGTCGCCGTCGAGCTGGGCGAGCGGCGCGACGGCTACGTGGAGCTGCTCGCCGGCGCGCTCCTGGACGAAGGCGACGAGGTGATGGTCGGTCCCGCCACGGTCAGCCCTGGGACCAGATGA
- a CDS encoding IclR family transcriptional regulator, with product MDNSSGVGVLDKAASVLSALEAGPATLAQLVTATHLARPTAHRLAVALEHHRLVARDMQGRFVLGPRLSELSTAAGEDRLLAAANPVLTALRDHTGESAQLYRRQGDQRICVAAAERPIGLRDSIPVGATLTMQAGSAAQILLAWEEPDRLHRGLQGAKFTATILSGVRRRGWAQSVSEREVGVASVSAPVRGPSGRIVAAVSISGPLERLSRQPGRLHAGAVVSAANRLTEVLRRTGE from the coding sequence ATGGACAACTCTAGCGGAGTCGGCGTCCTGGACAAGGCAGCGTCCGTCCTCAGCGCCCTCGAGGCGGGACCGGCGACCCTCGCCCAGCTCGTCACTGCCACTCACCTCGCACGCCCGACCGCCCATCGCCTGGCTGTCGCGCTCGAACACCACCGGCTCGTCGCCCGCGACATGCAGGGCCGGTTCGTGCTCGGCCCGCGCCTGTCGGAGCTCTCCACCGCCGCCGGGGAGGACCGGCTGCTCGCGGCCGCCAATCCCGTCCTCACGGCGTTGCGCGACCACACCGGTGAGAGCGCGCAGCTCTATCGCCGCCAAGGGGACCAGCGTATCTGCGTGGCCGCAGCGGAACGCCCGATAGGCCTGCGCGACTCCATCCCCGTGGGCGCCACCCTGACGATGCAGGCCGGCTCCGCCGCGCAGATCCTGCTCGCGTGGGAGGAGCCCGACCGGCTGCACCGCGGCCTGCAGGGCGCGAAGTTCACGGCGACGATCCTCTCGGGCGTCCGCCGCCGCGGCTGGGCGCAGTCGGTGTCGGAGCGCGAGGTCGGCGTCGCGTCCGTCTCGGCCCCGGTGCGGGGGCCCTCAGGCCGCATCGTCGCCGCGGTGTCCATTTCCGGCCCGCTGGAGCGCCTCTCGCGCCAGCCCGGGCGGCTGCACGCGGGGGCCGTGGTCTCCGCGGCCAACCGGCTCACCGAGGTGCTGCGCCGCACCGGCGAGTAG
- a CDS encoding HAD family hydrolase — translation MSVDGVLFDIDDTLVDTRGAFTSALARTARHYLPHLGPERHHEVVAAWRRDAGDHYAAYTRGEATYRGQRMARANELHAAFGGPVLDDTGYDAWDALFEEGFSSSWRALDDAEKAVRALLDAGVAVGALSNAGTAYQAAKLARTGFGDTVPMLVGIDTLGFGKPRPEVFLEACRRLGSEASRTAYVGDELEVDAVAAVRAGLLGVWVDRPGSRRRPLADEAVDAATAAGVVVIGSLAELPSVLGL, via the coding sequence ATGAGCGTCGACGGAGTGCTGTTCGACATCGACGACACCCTCGTCGACACCCGGGGCGCCTTCACCAGCGCCCTGGCCCGCACGGCCCGGCACTACCTGCCCCACCTCGGGCCCGAGCGCCATCACGAGGTGGTGGCCGCCTGGCGCCGTGACGCCGGGGACCACTACGCGGCCTACACCCGCGGAGAGGCCACCTACCGGGGCCAGCGCATGGCCCGGGCCAACGAGCTCCACGCGGCGTTCGGCGGGCCGGTGCTGGACGACACCGGGTACGACGCCTGGGACGCGCTCTTCGAGGAGGGGTTCTCGTCCTCGTGGCGGGCGCTCGACGACGCCGAGAAGGCCGTGCGCGCGCTGCTCGACGCGGGCGTCGCGGTGGGCGCGCTGTCCAACGCCGGCACCGCCTACCAGGCTGCGAAGCTCGCCAGGACCGGCTTCGGGGACACCGTCCCCATGCTGGTCGGCATCGACACCCTCGGCTTCGGCAAGCCGCGCCCCGAGGTCTTCCTCGAGGCGTGCCGGCGGCTGGGCTCGGAGGCGTCGCGCACCGCGTACGTGGGAGACGAGCTCGAGGTGGACGCTGTCGCAGCCGTCCGCGCGGGGCTGCTGGGCGTGTGGGTGGACCGGCCAGGGTCACGCCGACGCCCCCTCGCCGACGAGGCCGTGGACGCGGCGACCGCGGCCGGCGTCGTCGTGATCGGATCCTTGGCCGAGCTGCCCTCCGTGCTCGGGCTGTAG
- the murA gene encoding UDP-N-acetylglucosamine 1-carboxyvinyltransferase: protein MSDLLYVNGGTPLSGEITVRGAKNFVSKAMVAALLGETPSTLRNVPQIRDVGVVTGLLQLHGVEVQAQDGTLVLDPSNVESAHVADIDAHAGSSRIPILFCGPLLHRLGEAFIPDLGGCRIGDRPINFHLDILRQFGAVVEKREGGIHIEAPRRLQGTKIALPYPSVGATEQLLLTAVRAEGITELANAAIEPEIMDLINVLQKMGAIISVDTDRVIRIEGVDRLVGFQHTALSDRIEAASWASAALATGGDIYVRGATQPEMTAFLNTFRKVGGEFAVDDEGIRFFHPGGDLRSIVLETDVHPGFMTDWQQPLVVALTQAKGLSIVHETVYENRFGFTDALRGMGATIQVYKECLGGRPCRFGQRNFYHSAVISGPTPLAAADIVVPDLRGGFSHLIAALAAKGTSSVRGISLIDRGYEHFMDKLGALGAEFSRD, encoded by the coding sequence ATGAGCGACCTGCTGTACGTCAACGGCGGCACCCCGCTGTCGGGTGAGATCACCGTCCGAGGGGCCAAGAACTTCGTCTCGAAGGCCATGGTGGCCGCCCTGCTGGGCGAGACCCCGAGCACCCTGCGCAACGTCCCCCAGATCCGCGACGTGGGCGTCGTCACCGGTCTGCTCCAGCTGCACGGCGTCGAGGTCCAGGCGCAGGACGGCACCCTCGTGCTCGACCCGTCGAACGTCGAGTCGGCGCACGTGGCCGACATCGACGCCCACGCGGGCTCCAGCCGCATCCCGATCCTGTTCTGCGGGCCGCTGCTGCACCGGCTCGGCGAGGCGTTCATCCCCGACCTGGGCGGCTGCCGGATCGGCGACCGGCCGATCAACTTCCACCTCGACATCCTGCGGCAGTTCGGCGCCGTCGTGGAGAAGCGCGAGGGTGGCATCCACATCGAGGCGCCGCGCCGGCTGCAGGGCACCAAGATCGCGCTGCCGTACCCGAGCGTGGGCGCCACCGAGCAGCTGCTGCTGACGGCGGTGCGCGCCGAGGGCATCACCGAGCTCGCGAACGCCGCGATCGAGCCCGAGATCATGGACCTGATCAACGTGCTGCAGAAGATGGGCGCGATCATCTCAGTCGACACCGACCGCGTGATCCGCATCGAGGGCGTCGACCGCCTCGTGGGCTTCCAGCACACCGCGCTGTCGGACCGGATCGAGGCCGCGTCGTGGGCGTCGGCCGCGCTGGCCACGGGCGGCGACATCTACGTGCGCGGCGCCACCCAGCCGGAGATGACGGCATTCCTCAACACGTTCCGCAAGGTGGGCGGGGAGTTCGCCGTGGACGACGAGGGCATCCGGTTCTTCCACCCCGGCGGGGACCTGCGCTCCATCGTGCTGGAGACCGACGTGCACCCGGGCTTCATGACGGACTGGCAGCAGCCCCTCGTCGTGGCGCTGACGCAGGCCAAGGGCCTGTCCATCGTGCACGAGACGGTCTACGAGAACCGCTTCGGCTTCACCGACGCGCTGCGCGGCATGGGCGCGACGATCCAGGTGTACAAGGAGTGCCTCGGCGGGCGGCCGTGCCGCTTCGGGCAGCGGAACTTCTACCACTCGGCCGTCATCTCGGGCCCGACGCCGCTCGCCGCCGCGGACATCGTGGTGCCGGACCTGCGCGGCGGCTTCTCGCACCTGATCGCCGCGCTCGCCGCCAAGGGCACGTCCTCGGTGCGGGGGATCAGCCTGATCGACCGCGGCTACGAGCACTTCATGGACAAGCTCGGCGCCCTGGGCGCCGAGTTCAGCCGGGACTGA
- a CDS encoding CPBP family intramembrane glutamic endopeptidase, with the protein MSVTGGPPPVGPPGPGPALPVAPGAPAQAWGPRPYPQALRGPWHRWWRPLLGVAVVLGVGLVGLIALTLVLAVSALLQMGGASGSPSMLDDAWLVSPWGLLSTNLLLAAGIPVAGLAVWAGQRWRPGFVSSVAGRVRWPLLLASTTRAALVLVPALLIGVAVDAAASGALGDLASFAPEPQWPALALVVLLTTPLQAAGEEYFFRGWLSQAIGSWCASPRVAVVLPALVSATLFALAHGAQDPWLFADRFAFGLVASVLVWRTGGLEGAIAVHAVNNVVAFAVAIAYGDLEASLGVTSASPWVVLLDVAAFATAGWVVVRHADRAGVQRQVLGGWPGRGLPPAATPRPGAPGPGHGTTGGEAR; encoded by the coding sequence GTGTCGGTGACCGGCGGGCCGCCGCCCGTCGGCCCGCCCGGGCCGGGCCCTGCTCTGCCCGTGGCCCCGGGGGCGCCGGCCCAGGCGTGGGGCCCGCGGCCGTACCCGCAGGCCCTGCGCGGCCCCTGGCACCGCTGGTGGCGCCCGCTGCTGGGCGTCGCCGTGGTGCTGGGCGTCGGCCTGGTGGGGCTGATCGCGCTGACCCTCGTGCTGGCGGTGTCCGCCCTGCTGCAGATGGGCGGTGCGTCCGGCAGCCCGTCCATGCTCGACGACGCGTGGCTCGTGAGCCCGTGGGGGCTGCTCTCGACCAACCTCCTCCTGGCGGCGGGCATCCCCGTGGCAGGGCTGGCCGTGTGGGCCGGGCAGCGGTGGCGCCCGGGGTTCGTCTCCTCGGTGGCGGGCCGCGTGCGCTGGCCGCTGCTGCTGGCGTCCACGACCCGCGCCGCCCTCGTGCTGGTGCCCGCTCTGCTCATCGGGGTGGCGGTGGACGCGGCGGCGTCGGGCGCGCTCGGCGACCTGGCCTCCTTCGCCCCCGAGCCGCAGTGGCCCGCCCTGGCCCTGGTCGTGCTGCTCACCACCCCGCTGCAGGCGGCGGGGGAGGAGTACTTCTTCCGCGGCTGGCTCAGCCAGGCGATCGGGTCGTGGTGCGCCAGCCCCCGCGTCGCCGTCGTGCTGCCCGCCCTGGTCTCGGCGACGCTGTTCGCGCTGGCCCACGGCGCCCAGGACCCGTGGCTGTTCGCCGACCGGTTCGCCTTCGGGCTCGTGGCGAGCGTCCTGGTGTGGCGCACGGGCGGCCTGGAGGGGGCGATCGCGGTGCACGCCGTGAACAACGTGGTGGCCTTCGCCGTGGCGATCGCCTACGGGGACCTCGAGGCGTCCCTGGGGGTCACGTCCGCGTCGCCATGGGTGGTGCTGCTCGACGTCGCCGCGTTCGCCACGGCGGGGTGGGTGGTGGTCCGCCATGCCGACCGGGCGGGGGTCCAGCGGCAGGTCCTCGGCGGCTGGCCGGGCCGCGGCCTGCCGCCCGCTGCAACCCCTCGTCCGGGAGCCCCCGGGCCGGGACACGGAACGACCGGAGGTGAGGCGCGATGA
- the leuC gene encoding 3-isopropylmalate dehydratase large subunit, giving the protein MAGTLAEKVWDAHIVRRGADGAPDLLYIDLHLVHEVTSPQAFEGLRLAGRPVRRPDLTLATEDHNTPTLDIDRPIADVTSRTQIQTLRNNAAEFGVRLHSLGDADQGIVHQVGPQLGLTMPGLTVVCGDSHTSTHGAFGALAFGIGTSEVEHVLATQTLPLAPFKTMAITVDGELPAGATSKDIILAIIAKIGTGGGQGYVLEYRGEAIRALSMEARMTICNMSIEAGARAGMIAPDETTFEYLKGRPHAPEGADWDEAVEYWKTLRSDDDAQFDAEVVLRAADLEPFVTWGTNPGQGLPLSASVPVPAEIADADERQTAERAIEYMGLTPGMPLRDIAVDTVFIGSCTNGRIEDLRSVAKLVRGRKKADSVRVLVVPASARVRLQAEAEGLDQIFLDFGAEWRNAGCSMCLGMNPDQLAPGERSASTSNRNFEGRQGKGGRTHLVSPLVAAATAIRGTLSSVSDLGPDVVAPDGSPLDDLQLV; this is encoded by the coding sequence ATGGCCGGCACGCTGGCAGAGAAGGTTTGGGACGCGCACATCGTGCGCCGCGGCGCCGACGGCGCGCCCGACCTCCTCTACATCGACCTGCACCTCGTGCACGAGGTCACGAGCCCGCAGGCGTTCGAAGGACTCCGGCTCGCGGGGCGCCCCGTCCGGCGGCCCGACCTGACGCTCGCGACCGAGGACCACAACACCCCCACGCTCGACATCGACCGCCCCATCGCGGACGTCACGAGCCGGACGCAGATCCAGACGCTGCGCAACAACGCCGCCGAGTTCGGCGTGCGGCTGCACTCCCTGGGCGACGCGGACCAGGGCATCGTGCACCAGGTCGGACCGCAGCTCGGGCTGACCATGCCCGGGCTCACGGTCGTGTGCGGCGACTCGCACACCTCGACGCACGGCGCGTTCGGCGCCCTCGCGTTCGGGATCGGCACCAGCGAGGTCGAGCACGTGCTCGCCACCCAGACGCTGCCGCTGGCCCCGTTCAAGACGATGGCCATCACCGTCGACGGCGAGCTGCCCGCGGGCGCCACGTCGAAGGACATCATCCTGGCGATCATCGCGAAGATCGGCACCGGTGGCGGGCAGGGCTACGTGCTCGAGTACCGCGGCGAGGCGATCCGGGCGCTGTCGATGGAAGCCCGCATGACGATCTGCAACATGTCCATCGAGGCCGGCGCCCGCGCGGGCATGATCGCCCCCGACGAGACGACCTTCGAGTACCTCAAGGGCCGCCCGCACGCCCCCGAGGGCGCCGACTGGGACGAGGCCGTCGAGTACTGGAAGACGCTGCGCTCGGACGACGACGCGCAGTTCGACGCCGAGGTGGTGCTCCGCGCCGCCGACCTGGAGCCCTTCGTGACCTGGGGCACCAACCCGGGCCAAGGGCTGCCGCTGTCGGCGAGCGTCCCCGTCCCGGCCGAGATCGCCGACGCGGACGAGCGCCAGACCGCCGAGCGGGCCATCGAGTACATGGGCCTGACGCCCGGCATGCCGCTGCGCGACATCGCCGTGGACACCGTCTTCATCGGCTCGTGCACCAACGGCCGGATCGAGGACCTCCGCTCGGTGGCCAAGCTGGTCAGGGGCCGCAAGAAGGCCGACTCGGTGCGCGTCCTGGTCGTGCCCGCGTCGGCGCGGGTCCGCCTGCAGGCCGAGGCCGAGGGCCTCGACCAGATCTTCCTCGACTTCGGCGCGGAGTGGCGGAACGCGGGCTGCTCGATGTGCCTGGGCATGAACCCCGACCAGCTGGCGCCGGGGGAGCGCTCGGCGTCCACGTCGAACCGCAACTTCGAGGGACGCCAGGGCAAGGGCGGGCGCACGCACCTCGTCTCGCCGCTCGTCGCCGCCGCGACGGCCATCCGGGGCACGCTCTCGTCGGTCTCCGACCTGGGCCCCGACGTCGTCGCCCCCGACGGCAGCCCGCTCGACGACCTGCAGCTCGTCTGA